TCCCGCACCTGGTACGCGACTACGTGCTCCTGCGCAGCGGCGGGGCGCTGGGGCGCGGGTGCGGGCCACTCGTGGTGGCGCGGGAGGAGGCCGACCCCTCGGAGCTGCGGACGAAGCGCATCGCCATCCCGGGGCGGAACACCACGGCCAACCTGCTGCTGCGGCTCTGCGCGCCGGACGCGGCCGCCGGGGTGGAGATGGTCTACAGCGACATCATGCCCGCCGTGGCGCGCGGCGAGGTGGACGCGGGGCTCATCATCCACGAGTCGCGCTTCACCTACCCGGCGCACGGGCTGGCGAAGGTGATCGACCTGGGCGAGTGGTGGGAGCAAACGACGGGGCTGCCGATCCCCCTGGGCGGCATCCTGGCGCGGCGCGGCCTGGGCGCCGGGACGATCCGCGCCGTGGACGACGCCGTCCGCCGCTCCGTCGAGCACGCCTTCGCCGACCCCGCCGCCTCGCGCGCCTACGTCCGCGCCCACGCGCAGGAGCTGGACGACGCGGTCACGCAGCAGCACATCGACCTCTACGTCAACCACTTCTCCGCCGACGTCGGCCCCGAGGGCGAGCGGGCCA
This Longimicrobium sp. DNA region includes the following protein-coding sequences:
- a CDS encoding 1,4-dihydroxy-6-naphthoate synthase, encoding MVETTNEVRTLSLGFSPCPNDTFIFHALVHGAVRAEGLAFEPRLEDVETLNRLAEEAALDVTKVSYGAIPHLVRDYVLLRSGGALGRGCGPLVVAREEADPSELRTKRIAIPGRNTTANLLLRLCAPDAAAGVEMVYSDIMPAVARGEVDAGLIIHESRFTYPAHGLAKVIDLGEWWEQTTGLPIPLGGILARRGLGAGTIRAVDDAVRRSVEHAFADPAASRAYVRAHAQELDDAVTQQHIDLYVNHFSADVGPEGERAIEEIFARARAAGIIAEDVPSPFLAD